In the Necator americanus strain Aroian chromosome X, whole genome shotgun sequence genome, aaattgtgGTTTTTTACATGGTGCATGTTAAACTATTCGACATTCTGTTCGAAtccttgtattttttctttctcgtttcctattcaaaataattaagGTAATTATGACCCACCTGTGACTCGCATATGTCCCGCAAAAACAAAAGCTTACGAGCCACTGGTAGATCGCATTGCTGTGGCGAATGTGTTAAGGAATCCTCCACTCCTAAGCTTCACAATAATTACTATGAAAAGTTGCTATGGATCTAAGGATGAAAACTATCTAGAACACAAGATTGTCCAATCTTTTGACCTAGAACAATAATCTTCAGGCAGATCAAAATTCTAATCGAAAATCCAGTTTTGAGGATCCACAAACACTCAACACATAGTCCGAAAGATAGCATCCTTTAGAAATTCCGCTTTTTACCTGGAGTTCATTTGCATGACCTAGTACCCATTACTATAATTTTACCAAATATCCGTTCTAATCTGAGGAATGGATCAATTTAAAATCTGGAACTGTCATTGTGTAGAGTAACCACTCATCATGTGGAGAAGACATTCAACAACGATCCAAGCATTGTTAATCGAAAGAGTTGGACAATAGAACAAATTACAGTAATAAGCGGAATTCTGTGTTTTTCAGACTTTTCTCACTATTTCAACCCTAGAAATAGATAGTTACAATgtcaacaaaaatttgttcCTAGAGAGGAGATCGAATCTGTTCTAAATTATTTTGTAGTGAATATACATCGGAATtctctgggattttttttttccatgagaGGTGTCTGTTTCCCATTATCTACATCAATTAGTAACTATCCTCCAATTTCAAACTGTTGTTTACATATGGCTTTTAAGTCAGCACTATCAACAGAAGTTACTATATTACATTGCGTGCTAGCCCTAAGATAAATGGCCgtttcaaagtttttctcatcatttgGCGTGCAGCGCTTTCAGGATATTCTTCTACGCGAATTTGTTgacattgaaattttcactgaTTTAGCTGAATGTTGCATAAATGCTAGCAATCCGTACGACGGATGTATACACAGCTGTAAACATCGGCGACGACAAAATCCTGAGAAGTTCTCTTTACAAGTTTTTCCCGTTCGGTTTCATTCTCTCCGAAAATCTCACGGTTGCGCTCTTACACTAAGCGTGAGATTTCTTCTCGTCAATTATCGCAGCGTTTCTCCCGGGATACATCAAAGGTTTTTTGATAGAATTCTTCTTGCTTgcgatttgattttttttctcgctcttACATTTACTTTCTGAACCTATCCTGAGAATAGACTGataaaaaatacatacatagatTTTTAGAGTTTATAAACAGAATATACAATTGTACAAATTTTTATATCTTATATACAAATTTTCCAATCTTTTGTAGAGTTTTGtgcaaaaattttggaacTGTCATTCCgtctaacttttttctctatgtttgcttcatttgttcattttgtgTTCAAGACGAGTCCTGCACCTCACTAGAGAGTCAAATGAAATCGTTTTTTATTGTGTCGTTGTTTAAGCATCTGCTGATATATGTCAAAATGAGCAATCATCGGGGCATGGAGGGAAAGGGTGACGAAAAGTAGGCGTCAAGGATAGGCGTGTCACGGTGCTCCGAGAACCAAACGACGAACGAAACGCGACGATATACTCAATCTTTATGCATTCTTCTGGACCTAACAGCTATGTAGTGCAGCTCAGCTGTGATCCTTGAACATATTCACATACACACGATCATAATccatttacattattttctaGCATGAACGATTAGTTTCTATTTACTGGATAATTCATTTCTTATAAATTCCCGTATATCCATTAGTATTCTccgttctttttctcaaatctgCCACTTTAAATTTTTAGTAGTAATCGTAACTAATTCTGGAGATGTTTTGCCTTAATTCTAATTAActcacaaaatttttctaaattatacACGTATAAAGTGTTTTATTTTCACagtgaaatgtgaaattcgCGTCCAAGTTACGGTATCCATTGTGGTTAGTCATCGCCTTCAATGCATTCCACCTATTCACGACTTTCCTCATCAAACAGCCAGCTGATTTAAATGATAAATTCTTCCCCGACTTCTTCATTCCAATCCCATCCGGCACTTTTTCTGACCATAAACGGAAAAATTgacgattatttatttactagttATTGGAAACTGCGGTATGAATCCTTTGGTAATTCAGTTATGCGTGATATCTAATTTTCAGCCCagatattaaattttttcctcgatTTAAAATAAGTAGAAGAGGGGAAATCCAGAAACCATTAGGAATAATCCTTGTTTAGggatagaatgaaaaaaaaacagggacgGAATATAGAAGTTTGACGTATGCAATAGCTAGATCCTAAGACGAACGATGAAAATTCCGGATTTCAAGAAATAGGAACTTAATTGTTGAGTCAACagtaaattaatattagttttcaataataaaagaagtttttcGTTTCTGCAAACTCAACACATTTATCGCCTgacttttcattcattttgaatattctctctttttatttcctaaaCGCGCTATTTTCAAATACGTCGTCAGACTTTCTTGCCTGGCACTTTCATTCAAAACATACTTAGCAAGTAAGGCTGtgaatttcaggatttttttacaTACTTATTTCAGGTTAAGATGGCACGCATAACACGATTCCTGGTTTGCCTTCTTCTGGCCGTTGTCGGTCTCCTCAATGCGTCACCAAAACAACATGTGTTTGGCTTCGGAAAAAGGTAGTTTTAGTAATTTTCATAAATGCCGCCATTCATCTACACAATAGCTGGTCCTAAAACGAATAACGCCATTCCATATCTGCTGAATGCTTACGTTTAAATCCCAGTCGGTTGCGTGGGCAAATCGAAGCTTTCGTTGCGATAGCCATGAAATGATATCGAATTCGAATGTTGGTAATTAACCTCATGCTTTTTAGTTCATTTCTTAGCCTCTATTTGGGGATTAATCTTAGATTTTCCCGAGATTTCTGCTCGttacgaagaaagaaagaagattctTCAAGAGGAATTCTAGATGAGGAAATGGCGTTCAGTGTTTTAGTGGTGCGAAATTTGTAATATTGTTGCTagaaaacttgaaaagttTTGTTAGGTTGAACAAgaactaagtttttttttccctcagaacaattttcactaaaacttttttgaaagatccCAAAGCCGTTTGGTTTCTTTTATCCTATCCATATTCTGGTGAGTTCGTAAATGGGATCAGGCAGATCTACGGTAAGAGAAGAGAACTATCCTGATTCTTTGCTTACCTGGAGACTGATGCTGCCTTGAATCCTCTGACGATCCAGCAATACACTCGGTAAAACAAATGTATTTGAAAAACTATAAAAGTAGTATTACTGTGAGTAAATCCAGAAATGAGTGGAttacaaaaatggaaatatttcggTGAAAACCTGCCTCTACTAGTATTATTAACATTTTCTTGAACATTTTCCTATAGTTCGAAAATTAAGGAATAATACCTGGATATAGTAAGCAGCGGAGGCATTTAATTGTATTTATGATCCGCCCAAATTGTGCTGAAGCCGTAAAAGGAGCTCTGACTGCTCCAACATCGTGTAACCAAGCATTACTTATGGAGTAGTCATCCGAGTGCTGAGTTGTCGTTCCGAACAAACAAGATAGCAAGATAGAAGGAATGGCTTTGTGTATTATCCAGAGAATAATCCAACGAAAGTAGGAACTATCACTATGTGTCCGTCAAATAATATTCAATAATAAATCACAcatcaaaatcatcaaaataaaTCATTAATCAATATACGCTTTCAAGAGGTTTCTTAATTCGCTACACATGCGAAACTGTTAGAGGAAAtgagtagaaaaatgaaaatgctctaaataaacaaataaataaataaatagggaaATATGAACCTAATTATCATATAGTTCTATGAAGGTACTATCTTCTCAATATATTAACAAATTGGTTTCACTCGATTCCTATAgattgaaaaattcatttagtTTTTGAATACTGTAAGACTACTGCcttaatggaattttttaatgttaatGTACTCCGAGTTGAGTTCGGTCTAGTGAcgaatttcattttgaagCTATTTCGCCACCGTTGCTATTTCTTTCGTGTGGCCGGCAACCTTTATTGCTAGTCAATAGAGCACATGCACTAAAGAGGTACATCTACGGAATGAAACGGTCCATGCAATACGAAGTGTAGTTCACTATTAGAGGGAACGTTGAGGGAATCTCAGTTATAGGCTACCTCAACTATATGTGTAGATCCCGGAATGCAGTTTGTAGCTTTAAGGACGAAAATAATCAAACGTTAAGAAAACACCCTCTACAACAAATTCACGGGATCAAGGAATCAGAGGCATCAGTTTGCCCAAcgagacaactctttacacacAGAAATCCGgtgaaaagaaactaaaatggATTAGTGGCACCGTAATTGAAACAATTGAGCTCACGTGTATTATTTGGAAAGCGAATTTTTAGAAACGACCAGCGTAAAATTTCAAGGGTTCGTGAGtaaattatgaataaaatagGTCCTAACAGATTTCAAATATGCGTGACAAGTCCTGATAGCACCAAGAATTTtcgaaatccaaaaatttcactAATCGATGAACAGAGCCCAACATCCCGACAAAACTCATTAAGGCTTAGAACTCCTACTCCAATTTCTTAGTCTAGATGCACGGTTGGAATGATCCATGTAAAGAAAACTAATCAGCAACTTGCCCTTTAagaaaactttaatttttcttttgaaaaaacctGTCACTTGCTGATGCAAACTGACTGACAACGACTTGTTTTCAACTTTATAAAAACAGCAGctcattttgaaatttttttcccgttgTTGGAGACTTTATAATGATGTTACTAGTCCCTGAAGCGAAATATTGCTCAtatatccagaaataaatgagTGACAAAATCCTCgttcttcttctaaaaactCGAACAGCTATGCAAAATTAACTCGGCttgctttttgcttttgtgATGTCACAAAATTTCGGGAAACTTGCTAAAACGTTCTCAAAGGATAGATTTAATACAACTAACACTGGATTTTGTGCAGTATTATTCTGCTGTTGCTTCTTTATTAAGgaaggaattgaaaaaaaattaattagtcACGAAATCTTGTGCGAAACAAGCTCGCACgtaactttttcttctaactaCATGCAAAAATTCACTTGCCGATAactgtcaagaaaaaagagaatatatCCACTCAATCACAACCCAGATGagatttatgaaaaatatgaacacAAAGACGAGATAAGCGCATGTCTGTGTGTTGCTTCTAccacaaaatccacataaagACGCGTTGCGTGGGTATCCAGGAGCGACTTGGTTTCTTAACTTCTGTGATGTGCTTCTAAGCAAAGAAAGTGTCAGATTTATCAGATTTATtaggaaaatataaaaaaattccatggaTTGTGGAGTGTGGAAGGTTGTGCTTTAACCTGTGACTAAATCAGTTTAGCATGATTACTGGTATCCATTGTTTCAGTTCTTCAGTAGTGCTTTTGAAGGAGGAGGGAAACAACATTAGAATGGTGTCGTTatgagaaaatgttttttttttcctcgagttGGACCATTTTTAACAGTTTCGTTCCGTTGCTAGATTAAATTAGAATTAGTCTGCTGGCTTGAAGAACAGCTGAGAAAAATACAGTATATTTCGCGTCAAATGTGTTCAGCCCGGTGACCGCAACGCGTCTGCTGCAGCGGCTAAGCTTCCTTTACCTCACACATGGTTCCTCTACGGGACCGACTACAACCTGGCTTTTCATGTGTGCATAACGCTTCCTAACGGACCCAATGGGTTACTATACAAGTAATGCAGCAGCTTTACTTTCTCAGTTTTTACGAAGAAGTCGGGATGTTTGCCCAGATTTGGCTCGCAAAGTAACTTGTCTATAACggtccttatcaatatatttgAACAAATCAGAGCGTTACATTTctacataataaaaaaaggaaaacaaaaagaactttcTTCTAATAGATAAGGAAGAGTAATTCAAAACCTCATGCCTACTTTTGCAGAGGTGGTGAAGCACTGGGCGATCCAGAAGTCGACTGGAACGCGATGTCGAAACGACTGAGCGTTAGTTTAACGACTCCCTTTTCCATAAATAATTAATCACTTCcattctaaaaatatttcattcgacactaaaaaaatgttccatttAGAATGGAAAATTCATGATGGGATTTGGCAAACGAGGGCTGAATAAACAATTTACAATGGGTTTCGGAAAGCGAGTCCCTGCTGATGAAGAACTGCTAAGCGGTAAGTAATTACTAATATATTTAATAAGTTGagtgaaacaacaaaaattgtgTGAGCCTAATGGAAATTGAATGTAATTAATGTTTTGAACTGCTGAAGGTCTTATTAGATAAGATATGAAGCAGGAAGAATCTAATCTTTACTAAGAGACGTTTTTGAGGACAacatttgaggaaatttttgacgTTGGATTGTTCTTACTAGTGGGTAGATTTTCGAACGAGGACTGGAAGTattaaaaggagaaaacgaAATATCTCCTACAAATCCAGAATTTAAAGGAATTCGAATTTCCATAAGCATCAATTTGCACAACGAGCCAACTAATTACTCCTGATGAATTGATTAATGAAGCCCTTGAGCAGATTTTGTTACTTGATGAAAAAAGTGTTAAATTGAGTGATTTTAACATTAATCCAGTGTTAGCTCATTGGagaaattgatcttttctCTCAatggtttctgttttttttttcaaaggttttcAGCGGTGATACTTGCGAACCAAGTCCTAAACCCTATTTCTTACTGTACTCAGATAAGTGTTAAAGTTTCCTTTCGAACAATGCAGTAAGTCTTAAAAATAACCCAGATTTCTCCGTCCGGAGAATAGGACGTTGAATAACAAAACTACAGTAGTTCAACCCCCACATGttgatttatggtgcaatatCGCGTAAAGTTGTGAACAAGCTGATCAGGTTTTCAAACCATTGCACCTGACTACGAGTGTGTCGTTGTGAGATATATAGCTAATAGTTCACTTTTAGTCTGTAGTACGGTATGGATCCCATACATTTGGCGTGTATCAATCCAAAGCAGAATGAGTAGTGGCATGAAGGTTGTAGGTTTTTTCTGGCGCGAATAAAAATTGTGTGGGGCTGTGGGTGATGTATCCAAGTCCTATTCAGTAACTCAAGTATTTTAAAGTCTCTGAAGTCTCTAGcgtcaatccacttgggatacgccaacgcgttttatgTGCATTTCGTAATAGACGAGGTcttggaacgcgtgttagccTATCGAGTATTTAGGCATAggtttttcatgaatttttctcGGAGAGGGGAGATGTTTGGTCCATTCTCAGTAGTGTTTCGTTAGTATCACAGTTCTTTCCAATCTCGTAACGCAGCGTAGGAAAAATCGACACGTTCCCACTTCATACCGAATCTACTGAAACTTCCAGCGACTCAATAATACATTCAAATTCCTATCAACATGTTCACACAATTATTTTGTTGATAATAAAGctattaataaataagtaatgcCAATAAATGCCTCTATCATCCATTAGCAGTCCAACAAAGAGTAGTAGTGTGATTTAGATCCGATCCTGTATCCCTTCTGAACGAGCGAACCGTCCAATATCCGTACTCAAAATCCTTATTATGTAATAGTGCCCGGTGTtaagttaaataaatattttcaatgttttgctGTACTCTTGCTACAATGAACactagtggtttttttttgggtagaCTACTATGGAAACAGGTGAGCTGAAAGTGTGTGTAACTATCTTTTCCTGTCGGCATTCTTTTCGGcaacgaatttttttatttggttgAAAATGCTATCATTATTTTGGCATGCTGACATTGGTTTAATGGGAATCTCTATTAATCCTGTGGGGATCTATCGGTTTGTTGCTTAGTACTTTGCATATCACACTCATCTTAAAAAAACCCTTTTCAGAGGACTATATCGACCAAAGTGGTAGGACCTCGTTGTTAACGAAGGGACTAGGAAAGCGGCTTTACGGACTCAATGAGTaagaatatttcatttcaaaacgaTGAATGAcgattttcatcaaaaaaaggggaagcgggttcaaatttctttgatttgttttctgaGGGATTTCGAGGACTGTCTCCCTAATTAGCAATCTCCCGCTCAGCCGTATATTGGTTTTTCATACTGTATTAGGTTGGTGCTAGAATAATGCGCGTTTTTCGTTACCTTATGTCCACGACTAAATTGCTTCGGTTACACTCATCTCTAGTATTAGAACCCGTATAACGTTTTGTAGCGTATTTTGTTATGGGTGTTAGTgatgaagtgattttgaacgagATTCAGCATTTGGTCAGTCCCAAGACCTAGGAGACAATATGTCTATGCAAGATTCTTACAAAATGTTCTTCTACGAGTTCAAGCTGGGCAGGTCTGCAGCGGAATATCAACGCTGTTTGGGGTGAAGGAGGCACCACCAAATTTACGGTACGACGTTGGTTACAGAGGTTTCATTGTGGCGATATGATCCTTGAAGGTAATAAAGGTTGCGGCCGTCTTTCTGATGGTGACGACCACTTGCTGAAGGCAATCCTCGAAGATGATCCGcctaaaacaacaaaaaacttcCCCAAGAACTAGGCGTTGACCATTCAGCAGTCGTcaaccatttgaaaaaaaaaaactgggaagaaaaaatcgttgGACTAGTGGATCCTGAGAAGTGGATAACAAGTGAACTCAGTCTCAAAGAAACCGCCGTTTTGAGATCTGCTTAACGCTTTCGTTACGCGACAGGAACGATACATTTCTCAATCGCATTATTACGTGCGATGAGAAGTGGATAATTTTCGacaacaggaagggtcctgctcAAGGGATGGAGAAGGATGGAGCTCCTAAGCACTTCCGATGAAGACCTTGGTGACTGTGTGGTGGTGTGAATTTGCGAATCGGGACTCTGAGACTTACTCAATGATCCGTTTACGTGGAGGAACAATGTGGCGCTATGTATGCAAAAGAAAGGCGGCTGAGGCGTCAAGTGCCAACAATTTCTAGGTTAAGGGCCCCTTCATTAATGAGCCGAGAGTGTTTTGACATGAATTTTGATAAGATTTAACCCGGTCTCACCTTAAAACTGGTTCTCAGATTTTAGAAAAGGACGTTATTAgcaatgaagtgaaaatttcgGAAGGCATGGTCAGTTCCGAGTGTGCGCAACCGGGCAAACGCAGCGACTATGCCGCAATTCGCAACGCGTTCACCCGATTGCGCACATTAAACGCTACATATGATTGATTTTCGcttcgttgtagaaaaagaaattcaatgtCTTTACTAAATTATCGGAATAAATCGGTTTTCAACTTTAATAATTTAGCCTTCCCGGCCTCAGAACAATCCAGTACATGGGTCTCGGAAAGCGAAGTGTTCTTTCTCGGGAAGTGAGCTTTTCTTAGACATTGTCCGTGCTGTTTAACTTTTTCCTTAGAAGTATCGAACTTTACAAGAAGGGAAATTTTGACTTTCAGGTAGCAGCAAATCTGCGAAGATTCAATCTTGGCCTTGGACGGCGTTAACTTCCTCGATACCTGGAGATCGTTTAAGAAAAGCACAATAGCAACGTGTCGAGATATTGTGGTGTACTGATATGAAAAGGTAGTATTAAACATGTTATTCGTGGCCTCATTCGTGGGAAAGTAAGATGAAGTTGTTCGTTAAGTTCAATATGAATAGGTTATA is a window encoding:
- a CDS encoding hypothetical protein (NECATOR_CHRX.G25858.T1), giving the protein MARITRFLVCLLLAVVGLLNASPKQHVFGFGKRGGEALGDPEVDWNAMSKRLSNGKFMMGFGKRGLNKQFTMGFGKRVPADEELLSEDYIDQSGRTSLLTKGLGKRLYGLNDLPGLRTIQYMGLGKRSVLSREVAANLRRFNLGLGRR